Proteins co-encoded in one Malus sylvestris chromosome 9, drMalSylv7.2, whole genome shotgun sequence genomic window:
- the LOC126634279 gene encoding peroxidase 3, which yields MGLIRFSGILVSCLLVIIGFSEAQLQLGFYSKNCPKAEKIVKDYIEKHIHNAPSLAAALIRLHFHDCFVRGCDASVLLNSTSSNQAEKDAPPNLTVRGFDFIDRIKSRLEAQCPGVVSCADVIALAARDSIVATGGPTWKVPKGRRDGVIARRAEALANIPPPLSNFSTLQRTFANVGLDLKDLVLLSGAHTIGVSHCLSFSNRLYNFTGVGDQDPALNAQYAANLKANKCKTPTDNTTIVEMDPGSVRTFDLSYYTLLLKRRGLFESDAALTSSSTTLNYINQLLKGSPQNFYDEFGKSMEKMGRINVKTGSAGEIRKQCSVVNS from the exons ATGGGGTTGATTCGATTTTCTGGGATTTTGGTTTCATGTCTTCTGGTGATCATAGGCTTCAGTGAAGCTCAGTTGCAATTGGGATTTTATTCCAAGAACTGCCCAAAAGCAGAGAAGATTGTGAAAGACTACATCGAGAAGCATATCCACAATGCACCCTCACTTGCAGCTGCTCTCATAAGATTGCACTTCCATGATTGCTTTGTCAGG GGTTGTGATGCATCCGTTCTTCTGAACTCGACTTCAAGTAACCAAGCTGAAAAAGATGCTCCCCCAAATCTAACCGTCAGAGGATTTGACTTCATTGACAGAATAAAGAGCCGACTTGAAGCTCAATGCCCTGGAGTAGTTTCCTGCGCAGATGTTATTGCTTTGGCAGCAAGAGATTCCATTGTTGCAACA GGAGGTCCAACTTGGAAGGTTCCAAAAGGTAGAAGAGATGGGGTGATCGCAAGGAGGGCAGAAGCCTTAGCCAACATCCCACCCCCATTGTCGAACTTCAGCACTCTCCAAAGAACTTTTGCCAACGTGGGTCTTGATTTGAAGGACTTGGTCTTGCTATCTG gtgcTCACACAATTGGGGTCTCTCATTGCCTATCATTTTCAAACCGCCTTTACAATTTCACCGGAGTGGGTGACCAGGACCCGGCTTTGAACGCCCAATACGCAGCCAATCTCAAGGCCAACAAGTGCAAAACTCCAACTGATAACACCACAATTGTTGAGATGGACCCTGGAAGCGTCCGTACTTTTGACCTAAGCTACTACACACTTTTGCTCAAACGGAGAGGGTTGTTTGAATCCGATGCTGCTTTGACAAGCAGCTCAACCACTCTTAATTATATCAACCAGCTGCTCAAAGGTTCACCGCAGAACTTCTACGACGAGTTTGGAAAGTCCATGGAGAAAATGGGTCGGATTAACGTTAAGACTGGATCGGCTGGTGAGATTAGGAAGCAGTGTTCAGTTGTGAATAGCTAG
- the LOC126634662 gene encoding uncharacterized protein LOC126634662: protein MHSPVAYCSVLDKSVMIRSTRLVASLYSPESRRVFLSLRRSPNSLAQFSTVRNLRFASSATDGGPRQREPIRPLMDAESPLPNPASAENFVHIENPTTEDLSDSIVGVDAPRDEYDDGISMTAVAESFEQRRFLPEELSRSVVVLTCESTAEGGVCDVHLVGTAHVSVESCREVEAVISYLKPEVVFLELCSSRVAALTPQNLKVPTMGEMIEMWKKKHNAFGIVYSWFLAKVSSRLEVFPGAEFRVAYEEAMKYGGRVILGDRPVQITLRRTWAKMPLWHKIKLLYSLLFQAVFLPSPDALNSMLKEMDDVDMLTLVIQEMSKEYPTLMETLVHERDQYMSSTLLRIASEHRSVVAVVGKGHLQGIKKHWQQPVVMKDLMVIPSQKSFFTTARILKSLGVAVTGAAIVSGIYLASKRK from the exons GTCGCCTCACTCTACTCGCCCGAGTCCCGCCGCGTCTTCCTCTCTCTCCGCCGTTCTCCTAACTCCCTCGCGCAATTCTCCACCGTCAGGAATCTCAGATTTGCTTCCTCTGCCACCGACGGCGGTCCGCGTCAGCGCGAACCGATACGGCCCCTGATGGACGCGGAATCACCTTTGCCCAACCCGGCGTCAGCCGAAAACTTTGTCCACATCGAGAACCCTACGACTGAGGATTTGTCCGATAGCATCGTAGGCGTCGATGCGCCGAGGGATGAGTACGACGACGGCATTTCGATGACCGCCGTGGCTGAGAGTTTCGAACAGAGGAGGTTTCTTCCTGAGGAGTTGTCGAGGAGCGTGGTGGTGCTCACTTGTGAGTCCACGGCTGAGGGCGGCGTTTGCGACGTGCACCTGGTTGGAACGGCACACGTTTCGGTG GAGTCGTGCAGAGAAGTTGAAGCCGTGATCAGCTATTTGAAACCAGAG GTTGTCTTCTTGGAGTTGTGCTCGAGTCGAGTGGCGGCACTCACCCCTCAGAATTTGAAG GTACCGACGATGGGAGAAATGATTGAAATGTGGAAGAAAAAGCACAATGCCTTTGGAATTGTTTACAGCTGGTTCCTTGCAAAG GTTTCAAGTAGGCTTGAGGTGTTTCCTGGTGCTGAGTTTCGTGTAGCATATGAAGAAGCAATGAAGTATGGCGGTAGGGTGATACTTGGTGATCGCCCCGTGCAG ATTACCTTGCGAAGGACGTGGGCAAAGATGCCACTTTGGCATAAGATAAAACTGCTATATTCCTTACTTTTTCAAGCTGTCTTTCTACCAAGTCCCGATGCTCTTAATAGTATG CTTAAGGAAATGGATGATGTTGACATGCTTACTCTTGTGATTCAAGAGATGAGCAAGGAGTACCCAACTCTAATGGAAACACTCGTACATGAGCGAGATCA GTACATGTCGTCTACATTACTGAGAATTGCCAGCGAGCATCGTTCAGTAGTTGCAGTAGTGGGAAAGGGGCACCTCCAAGGAATTAAGAAGCATTGGCAGCAGCCTGTTGTG ATGAAGGATCTTATGGTAATTCCATCACAAAAGTCCTTTTTTACCACCGCGAGGATCCTTAAATCTTTGGGTGTCGCGGTAACTGGGGCGGCCATAGTATCAGGCATCTATCTCGCATCCAAGAGGAAGTAA